In Neorhizobium sp. NCHU2750, a single genomic region encodes these proteins:
- a CDS encoding BMP family ABC transporter substrate-binding protein, producing the protein MKKTLLSLLAVAAMSTTALAADIKPALVYGTGGKFDKSFNEAAYTGAEAYKKETGTDYRDFEPTSDTQGEQAIRNFASRGYNPVVAVSFAWTSAMEKVAAEFPDTKFVIVDSVVDLPNVRSVVYKEEEGSYLTGLLAGMESKTGKVGFVGGMDIPLIRKFGCGYVQGVKAANPKAEVFQNMIGTTGAAWNDPVRGGELAKNQIDQGADVIYAAAGASGLGVLQTAADNKKFSIGVDSNQNYLHPGSVLTSMVKRVDLAVYNAYKDTAADKFTAGVQANGIKENGVMAAIDDNNKALITPEMMAAVDKAKADIIAGTVKVHDYMSDNACPM; encoded by the coding sequence ATGAAGAAAACCCTTTTGAGCCTTCTTGCCGTGGCTGCGATGTCGACGACCGCTCTGGCGGCGGACATCAAGCCGGCGCTGGTCTACGGCACCGGCGGCAAGTTCGACAAATCCTTCAACGAGGCTGCCTATACGGGCGCTGAAGCCTACAAGAAGGAAACCGGCACCGATTACCGCGATTTCGAGCCGACCAGCGACACGCAGGGCGAGCAGGCGATCCGCAACTTTGCCAGCCGCGGCTATAACCCGGTCGTGGCTGTGTCCTTCGCCTGGACCTCGGCCATGGAAAAGGTCGCCGCGGAATTCCCCGATACCAAGTTCGTCATTGTCGACTCCGTCGTTGACCTGCCGAATGTCCGCTCGGTCGTCTACAAGGAAGAGGAAGGCTCCTACCTCACCGGCCTCCTCGCCGGCATGGAATCGAAGACCGGCAAGGTCGGCTTCGTCGGCGGCATGGATATCCCGCTGATCCGCAAGTTCGGCTGCGGTTACGTCCAGGGCGTCAAGGCTGCCAATCCGAAGGCGGAAGTCTTCCAGAACATGATCGGCACTACCGGCGCGGCATGGAACGACCCGGTACGCGGTGGCGAACTCGCCAAGAACCAGATCGATCAGGGCGCCGACGTGATCTACGCGGCAGCCGGCGCTTCCGGCCTCGGCGTGCTGCAGACGGCCGCCGACAACAAGAAGTTCTCGATCGGCGTCGATTCCAACCAGAACTATCTGCATCCGGGTTCGGTTCTGACCTCCATGGTCAAGCGCGTCGATCTGGCCGTCTACAATGCCTACAAGGATACCGCCGCTGACAAGTTCACCGCCGGCGTCCAGGCCAACGGCATCAAGGAAAACGGCGTCATGGCCGCGATCGACGACAACAACAAGGCGCTGATCACCCCGGAAATGATGGCTGCCGTCGACAAGGCCAAGGCGGATATCATTGCCGGTACCGTCAAGGTGCACGACTATATGTCGGACAACGCCTGCCCGATGTAA
- the cyoC gene encoding cytochrome o ubiquinol oxidase subunit III produces MSAIKIDPAEKPQFYLTEDHHPENSTNLGFWLYIMSDCLIFAILFATYAVVGRNYAAGPSPADLFELPIVAVNTAMLLFSSITYGFAMLQMERGGKAETLFWLAVTAVFGAIFIGLELYEFVNLIHEGAGPQRSAFLSAFFTLVGTHGLHVTFGIIWLITLMVQVSMKGLIAENKRRLMCLSMFWHFLDVVWIGVFSFVYLMGVTG; encoded by the coding sequence ATGAGCGCTATTAAAATCGACCCTGCGGAAAAGCCGCAATTCTACCTGACGGAAGACCATCACCCGGAGAATTCCACGAATCTCGGGTTCTGGCTCTACATCATGAGCGACTGCCTGATCTTCGCGATCCTGTTCGCCACCTATGCTGTCGTCGGTCGCAATTATGCGGCCGGCCCTTCGCCGGCGGATCTGTTCGAACTGCCGATCGTGGCCGTCAACACCGCCATGCTGCTGTTCTCGTCGATCACCTACGGCTTCGCGATGCTGCAGATGGAGCGTGGAGGCAAGGCTGAAACGCTGTTCTGGCTGGCTGTTACCGCCGTGTTCGGCGCGATCTTCATCGGTCTGGAACTCTACGAGTTCGTCAACCTGATCCATGAAGGTGCCGGTCCGCAGCGTTCTGCCTTCCTGTCCGCCTTCTTCACGCTGGTCGGCACGCACGGCCTGCACGTCACCTTCGGTATCATCTGGCTGATCACGCTGATGGTACAGGTTTCGATGAAGGGGCTGATCGCCGAAAACAAGCGTCGCCTGATGTGCCTGTCGATGTTCTGGCACTTCCTGGACGTCGTCTGGATCGGCGTCTTTTCCTTCGTATACCTGATGGGAGTAACCGGATGA
- the cyoD gene encoding cytochrome o ubiquinol oxidase subunit IV, producing the protein MSAHAPSHEDAHDAHHGHSHGHEASHGTFKSYMTGFVLSVILTAIPFWLVMGDVLSSKAATVAAIMILGGIQIVVHMVYFLHMNTKSEGGWTIMALIFTVLLVVIALTGSLWVMHHLNTNMMPMTPEMMKNMP; encoded by the coding sequence ATGAGCGCGCACGCCCCTTCTCATGAGGATGCGCACGACGCGCATCACGGCCACAGCCATGGCCACGAAGCCAGCCATGGCACGTTCAAGAGCTACATGACAGGCTTTGTCCTGTCGGTCATCCTTACCGCCATTCCCTTCTGGCTGGTCATGGGCGACGTGCTCTCGAGCAAGGCAGCGACCGTCGCCGCGATCATGATCCTCGGCGGGATCCAGATCGTCGTCCACATGGTCTACTTCCTGCACATGAACACGAAGTCGGAAGGCGGCTGGACGATCATGGCACTGATCTTCACGGTGCTTCTGGTCGTCATCGCGCTGACTGGCTCACTCTGGGTCATGCATCATCTCAATACGAACATGATGCCCATGACGCCGGAAATGATGAAGAACATGCCGTAA
- the cyoA gene encoding ubiquinol oxidase subunit II: MSPIVRRLCQLSLLLILPLMSGCDLVVMSPSGDIAKQQADLIVVSTILMLLIIVPVICLSLYFAWHYRQSNTKAKYDPEWHHSTRLEVVIWSAPLAIIIALGSITWISTHKLDPFRPLDRIDAERQIPAGTKPLEVDVVALDWKWLFFYPEYGIATVNEIAAPVDRPITFNITATSVMNSFYIPALAGQIYAMPGMETKLHAVINHEGEYEGISANFSGPGFSHMRFKFHGQSQQGFDQWVAMVKQNGTALSRDAYLKLAKPSEKEPVHYYASADDGLYHKILNMCAEPGKMCMDEMMHIDMMGGAGKESHENFEKLKMDANPIDEFGSPTSKPAETSMKTDAAMHEAMATTSGMSDMPGMNHGGAHAAAAQSTN; this comes from the coding sequence ATGTCCCCAATCGTCCGGCGTCTTTGCCAGCTTTCACTCCTCCTCATCCTCCCACTCATGTCAGGCTGTGACCTGGTGGTGATGTCGCCGTCCGGCGATATCGCCAAGCAGCAGGCCGATCTGATCGTCGTATCAACCATCCTGATGCTGCTGATCATCGTTCCGGTCATTTGTCTTTCGCTGTATTTCGCCTGGCACTACAGACAGTCGAACACCAAGGCTAAGTATGATCCCGAATGGCATCATTCAACCCGCCTGGAAGTGGTCATCTGGTCTGCACCGCTTGCCATCATCATCGCGCTCGGTTCGATCACCTGGATCAGCACCCACAAGCTCGACCCGTTCCGGCCGCTCGACCGGATCGATGCAGAGCGGCAGATCCCGGCAGGCACCAAGCCTCTCGAGGTTGATGTCGTCGCACTCGACTGGAAGTGGCTGTTCTTCTATCCGGAATACGGCATCGCAACGGTCAACGAGATCGCGGCCCCCGTCGATCGCCCGATCACGTTCAATATCACGGCCACCTCCGTGATGAACTCCTTCTACATTCCGGCACTGGCAGGCCAGATCTACGCGATGCCGGGCATGGAAACGAAGCTTCATGCGGTGATCAACCACGAAGGCGAGTATGAGGGCATTTCGGCCAACTTCTCCGGCCCCGGATTCTCGCATATGCGCTTCAAGTTCCACGGCCAGAGCCAGCAGGGCTTCGACCAGTGGGTCGCGATGGTCAAGCAGAACGGCACCGCGCTCAGCCGCGACGCCTATCTGAAGCTCGCCAAGCCGAGCGAAAAAGAGCCGGTGCACTATTACGCCTCGGCAGACGACGGCCTCTACCACAAGATCCTCAACATGTGCGCCGAACCCGGCAAGATGTGCATGGATGAAATGATGCACATCGACATGATGGGCGGTGCGGGCAAAGAGAGCCACGAGAACTTCGAAAAGCTGAAGATGGACGCCAACCCGATCGACGAATTCGGTTCGCCGACGAGCAAGCCGGCCGAAACCAGCATGAAGACCGATGCCGCCATGCACGAAGCCATGGCGACGACCTCCGGCATGTCGGACATGCCCGGCATGAACCACGGTGGCGCGCACGCCGCTGCAGCGCAATCCACCAACTGA
- a CDS encoding SURF1 family protein translates to METPVKSYLGFRAFLLFLTIVFTALGIWQIQRLFWKLDLIARVDARVHAQASAPPSPTQWTSTNPADAEYRHVTVSGHFDHSRETLVQAVTELGPGFWVITPLTETDGTVVLINRGFVPPDHRDPSTRSEGEIGGNITVTGLLRLSEPGGAFLRSNKPATNSWYSRDVAAIGENKGLANVVPYFIDADATPNPGGYPVGGLTVVHFRNSHLAYILTWFSLAIMSLVAMITLPRLMRRGD, encoded by the coding sequence ATGGAAACGCCCGTGAAATCATATCTTGGCTTTCGGGCGTTTCTTCTGTTTTTGACCATCGTGTTCACCGCACTCGGCATCTGGCAGATCCAACGCCTGTTCTGGAAGCTTGACCTGATCGCCCGCGTCGATGCCCGCGTGCACGCGCAGGCAAGCGCACCGCCCTCACCCACACAATGGACGTCGACCAATCCCGCCGATGCGGAATATCGCCATGTGACGGTCAGCGGCCATTTCGACCATAGCCGCGAAACGCTTGTCCAGGCCGTGACCGAACTCGGGCCCGGCTTCTGGGTCATAACTCCCCTCACTGAGACTGACGGCACCGTCGTGCTGATCAATCGCGGCTTCGTGCCGCCGGATCATCGCGATCCGTCGACCCGTAGCGAGGGCGAGATCGGCGGCAATATCACCGTCACTGGTCTACTTAGGCTCAGCGAACCGGGTGGTGCCTTCCTGCGCAGCAACAAGCCCGCGACCAACAGCTGGTATTCCCGCGACGTTGCCGCAATCGGCGAAAACAAGGGGCTCGCCAATGTCGTTCCCTATTTCATCGATGCCGATGCCACGCCCAATCCCGGCGGCTATCCGGTCGGCGGCCTGACGGTCGTGCATTTCCGCAATAGCCACCTCGCCTACATACTGACATGGTTCAGTCTGGCCATCATGTCGCTCGTTGCCATGATCACGCTGCCTCGTCTCATGCGCCGAGGCGATTGA
- the msrA gene encoding peptide-methionine (S)-S-oxide reductase MsrA, which yields MFLSEIFNKKTVMPSAETALPGRPDAIPTSDIHFVSGRPLMAPYPAGLEVAYFGMGCFWGAERLFWKVPGVYVTAVGYAGGITPNPTYHETTTGLTGHAEIVKVVFDPKVVSYRQLLKLFFEEHDPTQGMRQGNDIGTTYRSAIYTTSDDQAAEAREALDAFQAALTRAGRDTPITTELDPVPTFYYAEDYHQQYLAKNPAGYCGLKGTGVSCPVDKVA from the coding sequence ATGTTCCTGAGTGAGATTTTCAACAAGAAGACCGTCATGCCGTCGGCGGAGACTGCTCTTCCGGGCCGCCCGGATGCGATCCCGACATCCGATATCCATTTCGTCAGCGGCCGCCCGCTGATGGCGCCTTATCCGGCTGGCCTGGAGGTCGCCTATTTCGGCATGGGCTGCTTCTGGGGTGCCGAGCGCCTGTTCTGGAAAGTGCCGGGCGTCTATGTGACCGCCGTCGGCTATGCGGGTGGCATTACGCCCAATCCGACCTATCACGAAACGACGACGGGTCTCACCGGCCATGCCGAAATCGTCAAGGTCGTCTTCGACCCGAAGGTCGTCTCCTACCGCCAGTTGCTGAAACTGTTCTTCGAGGAACATGATCCGACGCAGGGCATGCGCCAGGGCAATGATATCGGCACGACTTATCGTTCCGCCATCTATACGACCAGTGACGATCAGGCTGCAGAAGCCCGCGAGGCTTTGGATGCCTTCCAGGCGGCATTGACGCGCGCCGGCCGGGACACGCCGATAACCACCGAACTGGACCCTGTTCCGACCTTCTATTATGCCGAGGACTATCACCAGCAATATCTCGCCAAGAACCCTGCCGGCTATTGCGGCCTCAAGGGAACCGGCGTGTCCTGCCCGGTGGATAAGGTGGCCTGA
- a CDS encoding ABC transporter transmembrane domain-containing protein, which produces MQKTLLRYIWTHTRPQQVWILLVVAASMIPYFLAFDLPKQIINGPIQGQGFEDLDAKQAFLDFSFTIPLINQTISFDGFPLERMQTLVALSGVFLLLVIINGAFKYYINTYKGRLGERLLRRIRFELVDRVLRFPPRHAKTLNGAEIASMIKDEVEPFGGFTGDAFVQPALLGGQALMALFFIILQNFWLGMVAAFMVAIQVVIIPKMRRRLIELGRQRQITARRLAGKVNEVVEGLGTIHAYDTSNFERADVAHRLGEIFRIRYDLYQWKFLVKFLNNFLSQLTPFLFYLIGGYLTLRGTLDVGQLVAVINAYKDLPGPLKELIDWDQARQDVQVKYEQVFENFEVEDLIDPQIHTLTPTSERAKGDVLQAVAVSVNDDSGAKVVDHVTLKVEHGETIAMVDHLGRGAEAMAEAFGRLAWPSSGRICLGDNDIRELPESVTGRHISYVSTESYFFHGSLKDNLLYGLKHAPVQKPDYSGKEARQRQWEIREAKKAGNPHLDINAGWVDYGHAALGNGAKRDVKKSLLAALDAVQMRDDVLELALHSIIDPNDDPEFTARVIEMRHALRERMNELGVETLVTPFEPHEYNGDASIAENLLFGATREPLTRDSELLSSEHFYVALSKVGLQKPFIDIGKTVAKNLVEIFGGLPADHPFFRQVTTLSAEDISYYQSLLQRKSEPKPANFRLSDADKAFIRLTLEYVEPRYRLGILTSELQEKIVGSREMFYIELPAHLRELVERYDPDKYVSVATLRENIVFGKLSNRNAEGLTELRALAGAVSRELGFADELLKAGLEFDIGAGGRRLTPVQRRKLNLARALIRRSDYYIFNKPLPGLEKHAQEEIVQNVLAFLRQQENDPAVIWVLSNISLSRLFDRVVMFDGGAILEEGSYETLQQESGTFKALVA; this is translated from the coding sequence ATGCAGAAGACACTGCTACGCTACATCTGGACGCATACCAGGCCGCAACAGGTGTGGATTCTGCTGGTCGTCGCCGCTTCGATGATCCCCTATTTTTTGGCCTTCGACCTGCCGAAGCAGATCATCAACGGGCCGATACAGGGCCAGGGCTTTGAAGATCTGGATGCCAAGCAGGCCTTTTTAGACTTTTCCTTCACCATACCGCTGATCAACCAGACCATCAGTTTCGACGGGTTCCCGTTGGAGCGCATGCAGACGCTTGTGGCGCTCAGCGGCGTCTTCCTGCTTCTGGTGATCATCAACGGTGCGTTCAAATATTACATCAATACCTATAAGGGGCGGCTTGGGGAGCGCCTCCTGCGGCGCATACGCTTCGAGTTGGTCGACCGGGTCCTTCGCTTTCCGCCACGCCATGCAAAGACCCTGAACGGCGCGGAAATCGCCAGCATGATCAAGGATGAAGTCGAGCCTTTCGGCGGCTTCACGGGCGATGCCTTCGTCCAGCCCGCCTTGCTCGGCGGCCAGGCGCTGATGGCGCTGTTCTTCATCATCCTGCAGAATTTCTGGCTCGGCATGGTGGCGGCCTTCATGGTCGCCATCCAGGTGGTGATCATTCCCAAGATGCGCCGCAGGCTGATCGAGCTCGGCCGGCAGAGACAGATCACCGCGCGCAGGCTCGCCGGCAAGGTCAACGAGGTGGTCGAGGGGCTCGGCACGATCCATGCCTATGACACATCCAATTTCGAACGTGCCGACGTCGCTCATCGTCTCGGCGAGATCTTCCGCATCCGCTACGACCTCTATCAGTGGAAGTTTCTGGTCAAGTTCCTCAACAATTTCCTGTCGCAGCTGACGCCCTTCCTGTTCTACCTTATCGGCGGATACCTGACACTGCGCGGTACGCTCGACGTCGGTCAGCTCGTCGCCGTGATCAACGCCTACAAGGATCTTCCCGGTCCGCTGAAGGAGCTGATCGACTGGGATCAGGCCCGGCAGGACGTGCAGGTCAAATACGAGCAGGTCTTCGAGAATTTCGAAGTCGAGGATCTCATCGATCCGCAGATCCACACGCTCACCCCAACGTCGGAGCGCGCCAAGGGCGATGTACTCCAGGCGGTTGCCGTCTCGGTCAACGACGACAGCGGCGCAAAGGTCGTCGACCATGTCACGCTCAAGGTCGAACATGGCGAAACGATCGCCATGGTGGATCATCTCGGCCGCGGCGCGGAAGCCATGGCAGAGGCCTTCGGCAGGCTCGCCTGGCCATCGAGCGGCCGCATATGTCTTGGCGACAACGATATCAGGGAGCTGCCGGAATCGGTCACCGGCCGGCACATTTCCTATGTTTCGACCGAAAGCTACTTCTTCCATGGCAGTCTGAAGGACAATCTTCTCTACGGCCTCAAGCATGCGCCGGTGCAGAAGCCCGATTATAGCGGCAAGGAAGCCCGCCAGAGGCAGTGGGAAATCCGCGAGGCCAAGAAGGCGGGCAACCCGCATCTCGACATTAACGCAGGCTGGGTCGACTACGGCCATGCCGCACTTGGCAACGGCGCCAAGCGCGATGTCAAGAAGTCCCTGCTCGCAGCGCTCGACGCGGTGCAGATGCGCGACGACGTGCTCGAGCTTGCGCTTCACTCGATCATCGATCCCAACGACGATCCGGAGTTCACCGCCAGGGTGATCGAGATGCGGCATGCGCTGCGGGAACGGATGAACGAGTTGGGGGTGGAGACGCTTGTCACGCCGTTCGAGCCGCACGAATATAATGGTGACGCGTCGATCGCGGAAAACCTGCTGTTCGGTGCGACGCGGGAGCCGCTGACACGGGACAGCGAGCTTCTGTCCAGCGAGCATTTCTACGTGGCGCTGAGCAAGGTGGGACTGCAGAAGCCGTTCATCGACATCGGCAAGACGGTGGCGAAGAACCTCGTCGAAATCTTCGGCGGCCTACCTGCGGACCACCCATTTTTCCGTCAGGTCACAACGCTTTCCGCCGAAGACATCAGCTACTATCAGAGCCTCCTGCAGCGCAAGAGCGAGCCGAAGCCGGCGAACTTCCGCCTTTCGGATGCGGACAAGGCCTTCATCCGGCTGACGCTCGAATATGTGGAACCACGCTATCGCCTGGGCATTCTAACGTCAGAACTGCAGGAGAAGATCGTCGGCTCGCGCGAGATGTTCTATATCGAGCTGCCGGCACATCTGCGCGAGCTGGTCGAACGGTACGATCCGGACAAATATGTCTCGGTTGCCACGCTTCGGGAGAACATCGTGTTCGGCAAGCTCAGCAATCGCAACGCGGAGGGTCTCACCGAACTTAGGGCGCTGGCAGGGGCGGTTTCAAGGGAACTCGGGTTCGCCGACGAGCTGCTCAAGGCAGGACTGGAGTTCGATATCGGGGCCGGCGGCCGCCGCCTGACGCCCGTCCAGAGGCGAAAACTTAATCTTGCGCGCGCATTAATTAGGCGGTCGGACTACTATATATTCAACAAGCCACTGCCTGGCCTGGAAAAGCATGCGCAGGAGGAAATCGTTCAAAACGTGCTTGCATTTCTGCGCCAACAGGAGAATGATCCAGCTGTAATCTGGGTCTTGTCAAATATCTCCTTGTCACGTTTGTTTGACAGAGTGGTGATGTTCGACGGAGGCGCCATCCTCGAAGAGGGCTCTTACGAGACACTTCAACAGGAAAGCGGCACCTTCAAGGCTCTGGTGGCTTAG
- a CDS encoding MFS transporter produces the protein MAEATVLATHPSSTAMERDARQIHDDKPISAGNIAIGVVIGRTSEFFDFFVFGLGCVLVFPRLVFSFAPDPVTATLYSFAIFSLAFLARPVGSFVFMWIDRTYGRGTKLTTAMLILGGSTASIAFLPGYESIGMWSVALLALFRLGQGFALGGAWDGLASLLAINAPANRKGFYAMIPQLGAPFGFALASVLFGYFVVNVSDADFLDWGWRYPFFVAFAINVVALFARLRIVASHEFGAALESHELEARPIAEMLRVHGLDVVIGAFAPLASFAMFHLVTIFPLSWVTLFGGQSAGAFLFVQVVGAAVGFVTIVLSGLLADRLGRQRQLLIGAVIIAIFSFTAPFLLDAGSAGQAAFIILGFAILGLSFGQASGSVSSRFSQAYRYTGSALTSDLAWLIGAGFAPLVALGLASNFGIIFIGGYLISGAICTILALLLSRKLDVVEMPVRR, from the coding sequence ATGGCAGAAGCAACAGTTTTGGCGACTCATCCGTCGTCTACGGCGATGGAGCGCGATGCAAGGCAAATTCATGACGACAAGCCCATCTCGGCGGGAAATATCGCCATCGGGGTCGTCATCGGCAGAACATCGGAATTTTTCGACTTTTTCGTCTTCGGGCTCGGCTGCGTGCTCGTATTTCCGCGGCTGGTCTTTTCGTTCGCACCAGACCCGGTAACCGCCACGCTTTATTCGTTCGCGATCTTCTCGCTGGCGTTTCTGGCGAGGCCCGTGGGGTCCTTCGTCTTCATGTGGATCGACCGGACCTATGGACGTGGCACGAAACTCACGACCGCCATGCTCATCCTCGGCGGTTCCACGGCGTCGATCGCCTTTCTGCCGGGCTACGAATCGATTGGCATGTGGTCGGTCGCTCTTCTGGCTCTGTTCCGTCTGGGGCAGGGATTTGCGCTCGGCGGCGCCTGGGATGGTCTCGCCTCGCTTCTGGCGATCAATGCGCCGGCGAACCGTAAGGGCTTCTACGCGATGATCCCGCAATTGGGCGCACCTTTCGGCTTCGCATTGGCCAGCGTCCTTTTCGGTTACTTCGTGGTCAATGTCTCGGACGCCGATTTTCTCGACTGGGGGTGGCGTTATCCGTTCTTCGTCGCGTTTGCGATCAACGTCGTGGCCCTGTTCGCAAGGTTGCGCATCGTTGCCTCGCATGAATTCGGCGCGGCATTGGAAAGCCACGAACTCGAGGCACGGCCGATCGCCGAGATGCTGCGCGTTCATGGTCTCGATGTTGTCATCGGCGCATTCGCGCCGCTTGCAAGCTTTGCCATGTTCCATCTGGTGACGATCTTCCCGCTAAGCTGGGTGACCCTTTTTGGCGGCCAGTCGGCGGGTGCTTTCCTGTTCGTGCAGGTCGTCGGTGCAGCGGTCGGCTTCGTCACCATCGTGCTGTCAGGGCTTCTGGCTGATCGGCTTGGCCGTCAACGGCAGCTCCTGATCGGTGCGGTCATCATCGCGATCTTCAGCTTCACGGCGCCTTTCCTGCTCGATGCCGGCAGTGCAGGGCAGGCGGCTTTCATCATCCTGGGCTTTGCCATCCTGGGTCTGTCCTTCGGGCAGGCATCCGGATCGGTCTCGTCACGCTTCAGTCAAGCCTATCGATACACCGGGTCGGCGCTGACATCCGATCTCGCCTGGCTGATCGGCGCAGGTTTTGCTCCGCTCGTGGCGCTTGGCTTGGCCAGCAATTTCGGCATTATCTTCATCGGTGGCTACCTGATCTCCGGCGCAATCTGTACCATCCTGGCGCTGTTGCTGAGCCGTAAGCTGGATGTCGTCGAGATGCCGGTGCGTCGCTAG
- the cyoB gene encoding cytochrome o ubiquinol oxidase subunit I has product MDPDIQKMIFGRLTLESIPYHEPILVATFAGVALGGLALLCLITYMKWWGPLWKDWVTSIDHKKIGVMYIILAIVMLLRGFSDAIMMRAQQAIAFNGNAGYLPPHHYDQVFTAHGVIMIFFVAMPFVTGFMNFVVPLQIGARDVSFPFLNNFSFWMTTAGAIITMLSLFIGEFARTGWLAYPPLSGLSASPGVGVDYYIWGLQIAGVGTTLSGINLIATIVKMRAPGMTLMKMPVFTWTALCTNILIVASFPILTASLVLLTLDRYVGTNFFTNDLGGNPMMYVNLIWIWGHPEVYILILPAFGIFSEVVATFSGKRLFGYASMVYATCVIMVLSYLVWLHHFFTMGSGASVNAFFGITTMIISIPTGAKIFNWLFTIYRGRVRYELPMLWTIGFMVTFTIGGMTGVMLAVPPADFVLHNSLFLIAHFHNVIIGGVLFGMMAGISYWYPKAFGYKLDPFWGKMSFWFWLVGFYFAFMPLYVLGLMGVTRRVSQFEDPSLQIWFVIAAFGAFLIALGILSFIIQLVVSYLKRDQLKDETGDPWNGRTLEWSTSSPPPQYNFAFTPVIHDHDSWYDMKNRGYVRPLEGYLPIHMPKNTGAGAILSFFALICGFALIWYIWWLAALSFVVMIATAIGHTFNYKRDFYIPAEEVTAVENQRTELLAKQV; this is encoded by the coding sequence ATGGATCCTGATATCCAAAAAATGATCTTTGGCCGGCTGACGCTGGAATCGATCCCCTACCACGAGCCGATCCTCGTCGCGACCTTCGCCGGCGTAGCCCTGGGCGGCCTCGCTCTCCTTTGTCTCATTACATACATGAAGTGGTGGGGCCCGCTGTGGAAGGACTGGGTCACCAGCATCGACCACAAGAAGATCGGCGTGATGTACATCATCCTGGCGATCGTGATGCTGCTGCGCGGCTTCTCGGACGCCATCATGATGCGTGCCCAGCAGGCAATCGCCTTCAACGGCAATGCCGGCTATCTTCCGCCGCACCATTACGACCAGGTCTTCACCGCCCACGGCGTGATCATGATCTTCTTCGTGGCCATGCCCTTCGTTACCGGTTTCATGAACTTCGTCGTGCCGCTGCAGATCGGCGCACGCGACGTGTCCTTCCCGTTCCTGAACAACTTCTCGTTCTGGATGACGACGGCCGGCGCGATCATCACCATGCTGTCGCTGTTCATCGGCGAGTTCGCACGGACCGGCTGGCTGGCCTATCCGCCGCTGTCGGGCCTGTCCGCCAGCCCGGGTGTCGGCGTCGACTATTATATCTGGGGCTTGCAGATCGCCGGTGTCGGCACGACGCTCTCGGGTATCAACCTGATCGCGACCATCGTTAAGATGCGCGCACCGGGCATGACCCTCATGAAGATGCCGGTCTTCACCTGGACCGCGCTCTGCACCAACATCCTGATCGTCGCATCCTTCCCGATCCTCACCGCCAGCCTCGTTCTGCTGACGCTCGACCGCTATGTCGGTACGAACTTCTTCACCAACGATCTCGGCGGCAACCCGATGATGTATGTCAACCTGATCTGGATCTGGGGCCACCCGGAAGTCTACATCCTGATCCTGCCGGCATTCGGCATCTTCTCGGAAGTCGTTGCGACCTTCTCCGGCAAGCGCCTGTTCGGCTATGCCTCGATGGTTTACGCGACCTGCGTGATCATGGTTCTCTCCTACCTCGTCTGGCTGCACCACTTCTTCACGATGGGCTCCGGCGCCTCGGTCAATGCCTTCTTCGGCATCACCACGATGATCATTTCGATCCCGACCGGTGCGAAGATCTTCAACTGGCTGTTCACCATCTATCGCGGACGCGTTCGCTATGAACTGCCGATGCTGTGGACGATCGGCTTCATGGTGACCTTCACCATCGGCGGCATGACCGGCGTCATGCTGGCGGTTCCGCCGGCCGACTTCGTGCTGCACAACTCGCTCTTCCTGATCGCCCACTTCCACAACGTCATCATCGGCGGCGTGCTGTTCGGCATGATGGCGGGCATCAGCTACTGGTACCCGAAGGCGTTCGGCTACAAGCTCGATCCGTTCTGGGGCAAGATGTCCTTCTGGTTCTGGCTGGTCGGCTTCTACTTCGCCTTCATGCCGCTCTACGTACTCGGCCTGATGGGCGTTACCCGCCGCGTATCCCAGTTCGAAGATCCGTCGCTGCAGATCTGGTTCGTCATTGCCGCTTTCGGCGCCTTCCTGATCGCACTCGGTATCCTGTCCTTCATCATCCAGCTCGTCGTCAGCTATCTCAAGCGCGACCAGCTGAAGGACGAGACCGGTGATCCGTGGAACGGCCGTACGCTGGAATGGTCGACCTCGTCGCCGCCGCCGCAGTACAACTTCGCGTTCACGCCTGTCATCCACGACCATGACAGCTGGTATGACATGAAGAACCGTGGCTATGTGCGTCCGCTGGAAGGTTATCTTCCGATCCATATGCCGAAAAACACCGGCGCCGGCGCGATCCTCAGCTTCTTCGCCCTGATCTGCGGCTTTGCCCTGATCTGGTATATCTGGTGGCTGGCGGCCCTGTCCTTCGTGGTCATGATCGCAACGGCAATCGGGCATACCTTCAACTACAAGCGTGATTTCTACATCCCGGCCGAAGAAGTGACCGCGGTGGAGAACCAGCGTACCGAACTGCTTGCAAAGCAGGTGTGA